The Flavobacterium jumunjinense genome includes a region encoding these proteins:
- a CDS encoding nucleoside 2-deoxyribosyltransferase domain-containing protein: protein METIRTLFSREHETVLPNLGVFLAGPTPPNERMESGWRRVILDKLLKDERLDPSMLIVSPEPESGNWNTIEKSNTSLLNKVHNDQIAWEWQYLGLCDITAFWLPTYFSEEKAGNFPNNIGPTSRWEFGYYFQEYLKNPQKKHFIVGAPEDAESVNWAKKLVASHGIKWHVLEKGDKEKQVADSFIEEIASTLVKNKWVF from the coding sequence ATGGAAACAATAAGAACTTTATTCTCAAGAGAACATGAAACGGTACTTCCTAATTTAGGTGTTTTCTTAGCAGGACCAACACCACCAAACGAAAGAATGGAATCAGGTTGGAGAAGAGTGATACTAGATAAGTTATTAAAAGATGAAAGATTAGACCCAAGTATGCTAATTGTTTCTCCCGAACCAGAATCTGGAAATTGGAATACTATTGAAAAATCAAATACCAGTTTATTGAATAAAGTACATAATGATCAAATAGCTTGGGAATGGCAATATTTAGGATTGTGTGATATTACGGCTTTTTGGTTACCAACCTATTTTTCAGAAGAAAAAGCAGGGAATTTTCCAAATAATATTGGACCCACAAGCCGTTGGGAGTTTGGATATTATTTTCAGGAATACCTTAAAAACCCTCAAAAGAAACATTTCATTGTGGGAGCACCAGAAGATGCCGAAAGTGTTAATTGGGCTAAAAAGTTAGTTGCTTCACATGGTATTAAATGGCATGTTTTAGAAAAAGGAGACAAAGAAAAACAAGTAGCAGATTCTTTTATTGAAGAAATTGCTTCAACATTAGTAAAAAACAAATGGGTTTTCTAA
- a CDS encoding NADAR family protein → MKYTIETIKSDNKFLFFWGHQPSKDGTITKTCFSQWWKSSFTVQGIEYKTAEHWMMAKKAQLFGDKEVLEKILLCKSPAEAKKLGREVRNYENEIWLANRFQIVKEGNFHKFSQHKDLKQFFLNTNERVIVEASPVDPIWGIGIASDHKDCHNPKQWKGLNLLGFALMEVRDELRK, encoded by the coding sequence ATGAAATACACAATTGAAACTATAAAGTCAGACAATAAATTTCTATTCTTTTGGGGTCACCAACCTTCAAAAGACGGAACAATCACAAAAACTTGTTTCAGTCAATGGTGGAAAAGTAGTTTTACAGTTCAAGGAATTGAATACAAAACAGCCGAACATTGGATGATGGCAAAAAAGGCTCAGTTGTTTGGAGATAAAGAAGTGTTAGAAAAAATACTACTTTGTAAGTCACCAGCGGAAGCCAAAAAGCTAGGCAGAGAAGTTCGTAATTATGAAAATGAAATATGGTTAGCCAATAGATTTCAAATAGTAAAAGAAGGAAACTTCCATAAGTTCAGTCAGCATAAAGATTTAAAACAGTTTTTTTTGAATACCAATGAAAGAGTTATTGTAGAAGCAAGTCCGGTTGATCCTATTTGGGGAATTGGAATAGCAAGTGATCATAAAGATTGTCATAATCCAAAACAATGGAAAGGATTAAACTTGTTAGGATTTGCTTTAATGGAAGTTAGGGATGAATTAAGAAAGTAA
- a CDS encoding ADP-ribosylglycohydrolase family protein translates to MKTNKIHSALFGVAVGDALGVPVEFQDRELLARFPVTNMRENGSHAQPRGTWSDDSSLTFCLAESLCKGYDVKDIANNFVLWRQEQLWTPHGRVFDIGIATNSAIHAIENGTNPLLAGGTSERDNGNGSLMRILPLLFYVKDFSISKRFDTVKEVSSITHAHIRSVIACFIYIEYALLLLGGKNKEEAFEGMKEKVNDFLTNNPICSQTEIDKFHRVLENQIGDYELVKLAELKEKEISSSGYVLSSLEASFWCLLNSNTYEETVLKAVNLGGDTDTTAAIAGGLAGLLYGYESIPEEWINVLARKNDITKLCDTLSEKYEITTNNKFVANKHK, encoded by the coding sequence ATGAAAACAAACAAAATACATAGCGCATTATTCGGAGTAGCGGTTGGTGATGCACTAGGAGTTCCTGTAGAATTTCAAGATAGAGAATTATTAGCAAGATTTCCAGTAACCAATATGCGAGAAAACGGTTCTCATGCGCAGCCAAGAGGAACTTGGAGCGACGATAGTTCCCTAACTTTTTGTTTGGCTGAAAGTTTATGCAAAGGATATGATGTAAAGGATATTGCAAATAATTTCGTGCTTTGGAGACAAGAACAACTTTGGACGCCACACGGACGTGTTTTTGACATAGGAATCGCAACAAATTCAGCTATACATGCTATTGAAAACGGAACAAATCCATTATTAGCTGGAGGAACATCTGAAAGAGATAACGGAAATGGTTCGTTAATGCGAATTCTTCCATTACTATTTTATGTAAAAGATTTTAGTATCTCCAAAAGATTTGATACAGTGAAAGAAGTTTCATCAATTACACACGCTCACATAAGATCAGTAATAGCTTGTTTTATCTACATAGAATATGCCTTATTGCTTTTAGGAGGAAAAAATAAAGAAGAAGCTTTCGAAGGAATGAAAGAGAAAGTAAATGATTTTCTAACCAATAATCCTATTTGTTCTCAAACAGAAATTGACAAATTTCATAGAGTACTAGAAAACCAAATTGGAGACTATGAACTGGTCAAATTAGCTGAATTAAAAGAAAAAGAAATAAGTTCAAGTGGTTATGTTTTAAGTAGTCTCGAAGCCAGTTTTTGGTGCTTGTTAAATTCCAATACCTATGAAGAAACAGTTTTAAAAGCGGTAAATCTAGGAGGTGATACCGATACAACAGCAGCCATTGCAGGAGGATTAGCAGGATTACTATATGGCTACGAAAGTATTCCAGAAGAATGGATCAACGTTTTAGCTAGAAAAAACGACATCACAAAGCTATGTGATACATTAAGTGAGAAATATGAAATCACCACTAACAACAAGTTTGTTGCAAACAAACACAAATGA
- a CDS encoding ADP-ribosylglycohydrolase family protein: MKTINEIDRLDLAKKSLTGIAIGDAFGDSFFRETELVEDAIYNNAIPETQWRYTDDTVMAIPLFKSLELFQEINQDYIAKEFANNYDKDSRRGYGPSMHRKLMEMKLSSDWLSITKASFNGEGSMGNGGAMRVSLIGAYFYDDFYKVSEQAKISCEVTHYNKEAVAGSITVAIATALCTRMYFGEKITKKDWLNTLIEYTPESEIRYKLIKIKQLPCNYHIKTIVSALGNGVKMLTQDTVPFAIWNVYHFMNDFENCLWKTVSGLGDRDTTCAIAGGISIMNTKKDEIPALWINSVEKWEESIFYKENEK, translated from the coding sequence ATGAAAACAATTAATGAAATAGATAGATTAGATTTAGCTAAAAAATCACTAACAGGAATTGCAATTGGAGATGCTTTTGGTGATAGTTTTTTTAGAGAGACTGAATTGGTAGAAGATGCAATTTACAATAATGCCATTCCAGAAACACAATGGAGATACACAGATGATACTGTAATGGCAATTCCACTGTTTAAATCTTTAGAACTATTTCAAGAAATTAATCAGGATTATATTGCTAAAGAGTTTGCTAACAACTATGATAAAGACAGCAGAAGAGGATATGGACCATCAATGCATAGAAAATTAATGGAAATGAAATTATCTTCAGATTGGTTATCCATTACAAAAGCTAGTTTTAATGGCGAAGGTTCAATGGGAAATGGTGGGGCAATGAGAGTATCATTAATTGGAGCTTATTTTTATGATGATTTCTATAAAGTTTCAGAACAAGCAAAAATATCGTGTGAAGTGACACACTATAACAAAGAAGCTGTAGCAGGATCAATAACAGTAGCGATAGCAACAGCACTTTGTACGAGAATGTATTTTGGAGAAAAGATAACAAAAAAAGACTGGTTAAATACCCTAATAGAATATACACCAGAAAGTGAAATAAGATATAAATTGATAAAGATAAAGCAATTACCATGTAATTATCATATTAAAACAATAGTGTCTGCTTTAGGGAATGGAGTTAAAATGTTAACACAAGATACAGTTCCTTTTGCTATCTGGAATGTCTATCATTTTATGAATGATTTTGAAAATTGCCTTTGGAAAACAGTGTCAGGTTTAGGGGATAGAGATACTACTTGTGCTATTGCAGGAGGAATTTCGATTATGAATACTAAAAAAGATGAAATTCCTGCGCTATGGATCAATTCTGTAGAAAAATGGGAAGAAAGTATTTTTTATAAAGAAAATGAAAAATGA
- a CDS encoding DUF4291 domain-containing protein, producing MAQYDEDKIIVYQSYRKEIGQFAVNNQFFGGAFSLERMTWIKPNFLWMMYRNGWGTKEGQEVVLALHLKREAFETYLQHAVYSSYNQVEGMTREEWQNEVKSSNVRLQWDPDHDPYGTKLERRAIQIGLRNQFIKTFAKEDILLIEDISDFVAHEYENVKNNTLENLMIPAEKPLIFKDNELNKKLKIAT from the coding sequence ATGGCACAATATGATGAGGATAAAATAATAGTGTACCAATCCTACAGAAAAGAAATCGGCCAATTTGCAGTTAATAATCAATTCTTTGGTGGAGCATTTAGCTTGGAAAGAATGACCTGGATAAAACCCAATTTCCTTTGGATGATGTACCGAAACGGTTGGGGAACAAAAGAAGGACAAGAAGTGGTTTTAGCCCTACATTTAAAAAGAGAGGCTTTTGAAACGTATTTGCAACATGCAGTATATTCCTCATATAATCAAGTAGAAGGAATGACAAGAGAAGAATGGCAAAACGAAGTAAAATCATCAAATGTCCGATTACAATGGGATCCAGATCACGATCCTTATGGAACTAAATTAGAACGAAGAGCCATACAAATAGGATTGCGAAACCAGTTTATAAAAACATTTGCAAAAGAAGACATTCTGTTAATAGAAGACATCAGCGATTTTGTAGCTCATGAATATGAAAATGTAAAAAACAACACCTTAGAAAACCTGATGATTCCAGCAGAAAAACCATTAATTTTCAAGGATAATGAATTAAATAAAAAGTTGAAGATTGCAACTTAA
- a CDS encoding TIGR02452 family protein yields MNKNSRLGIAQNTIQIIQDGFYYKNNEKVEVRLAIENNIEKTFTIAPEEWNGIMDKPIIENNESVQIVVKNCSTMEAMIEERETKIAVLNFASAKNPGGGFLGGASAQEESLARSSSLYASLTKDKTMYEYNKSQRTFLYSDYMIYSPATIFWFNDEGNTLAKEIVVDVITSPAPNKGAMLQHNRTEEIEQIEAVFIERIEHVLQIANQQNIETLILGAWGCGVFRNEPREVASLFMTVIKEKYSYAFKKIVFAIRDSSDKKLVLNAFNEVIDLK; encoded by the coding sequence ATGAATAAAAATAGTAGGCTAGGAATAGCGCAAAATACAATACAAATTATACAAGACGGATTTTATTATAAAAATAATGAAAAAGTAGAAGTGCGTCTTGCTATAGAAAATAACATTGAAAAAACGTTTACCATAGCACCAGAAGAATGGAATGGAATAATGGATAAACCAATAATCGAGAATAATGAAAGTGTACAAATAGTAGTTAAAAATTGTTCTACTATGGAAGCTATGATAGAAGAAAGAGAGACTAAAATAGCAGTTTTGAATTTTGCCTCAGCAAAAAATCCTGGAGGAGGCTTTTTAGGAGGAGCATCAGCACAAGAAGAAAGTTTAGCACGATCATCAAGTTTGTATGCCTCACTTACAAAAGATAAAACCATGTATGAATATAATAAAAGTCAACGTACTTTTTTATATTCAGATTATATGATATACAGTCCTGCTACAATATTTTGGTTTAACGATGAAGGAAATACACTTGCAAAAGAGATAGTTGTTGACGTTATAACTTCACCTGCACCTAATAAAGGAGCTATGTTACAACACAACCGAACAGAAGAAATAGAACAAATAGAAGCTGTTTTTATAGAAAGAATTGAGCATGTTTTGCAAATTGCAAATCAACAAAATATAGAAACTTTGATTCTTGGAGCTTGGGGCTGTGGAGTATTTAGAAATGAACCAAGAGAAGTAGCAAGTTTATTTATGACTGTTATAAAAGAGAAGTATTCATACGCATTTAAGAAAATAGTATTTGCAATTCGAGATTCATCGGATAAGAAGCTGGTATTAAATGCTTTCAATGAAGTGATTGATTTAAAATGA
- the prs gene encoding ribose-phosphate diphosphokinase — protein MILNLDTNFSPLGKENTIEFQSFVFSGGEPHIKITANFDTTVTVTVTHRLNSFNDLGLFCLAIDALRRMGVKTINAFIPYFPAARQDRVMIPGEPLSVKVYADIINSFNLNRIQVFDPHSEVTPALLNNCEVVTNYNFIQQVIKTIGNNVLLISPDGGALKKIYKVSEYLGGVEVVECSKSRDVKTGKLSGFKVYSEDLQGKDCLIVDDICDGGGTFIGLAEELKNKNAGNLYLAVSHGIFNKGFESLSVFKKIFTTNSFKDIENENVEVIKLEVK, from the coding sequence ATGATTCTTAATTTAGATACTAATTTTAGTCCCTTAGGAAAAGAAAATACGATTGAATTTCAAAGTTTTGTTTTTTCAGGAGGAGAACCACATATAAAAATCACAGCCAATTTTGATACTACTGTAACGGTAACCGTTACACACCGTCTCAATTCATTTAACGACCTAGGATTGTTTTGTTTGGCAATAGATGCTTTAAGAAGAATGGGGGTAAAAACCATCAATGCTTTTATTCCTTACTTTCCAGCAGCAAGACAAGATCGTGTCATGATTCCAGGTGAACCCTTGTCTGTTAAAGTATATGCAGACATTATCAATAGTTTTAACTTAAATAGAATCCAAGTATTCGACCCGCATTCTGAAGTAACTCCCGCATTATTGAATAATTGTGAAGTAGTAACCAATTATAATTTCATCCAACAAGTTATTAAAACAATAGGAAATAATGTTTTGCTAATTTCACCAGATGGAGGAGCATTAAAGAAAATCTACAAAGTATCGGAATATTTAGGAGGAGTTGAGGTAGTAGAATGCAGTAAAAGTAGAGATGTAAAAACAGGGAAATTATCAGGCTTCAAAGTGTATTCAGAAGACTTACAAGGCAAAGATTGTTTAATCGTAGATGACATTTGCGATGGAGGAGGAACATTCATTGGCTTAGCCGAAGAACTTAAAAACAAAAACGCTGGCAACTTATACTTAGCAGTAAGCCACGGTATTTTCAACAAAGGATTTGAAAGTTTAAGTGTTTTTAAAAAGATATTTACAACCAATTCTTTCAAAGATATTGAGAATGAGAATGTGGAAGTGATTAAATTAGAAGTAAAATAA
- a CDS encoding NUDIX hydrolase, translated as MSASLQNIKIAVDAVVFGYRENKLYVLLIQQKFGSQNTYWALPGGLVQEDESLLEAVKRELKEETNVSVNYLEQLYTFGDDISRDPRNRVISVAYFALVDPSKLTLIADTDADHVSWVEIDKIPNLAFDHDEIVNRAIKRLKNKLTYQPIGFDLLPNKFMFSDLENLYTTIIAKDIDRRNFRKKMMSFGFITETEEFADKKSGRPAKLYTFNVAEYKRLEKEGIHFEIKLV; from the coding sequence ATGTCAGCAAGTCTTCAAAATATCAAAATAGCCGTAGATGCAGTAGTTTTCGGATACAGAGAGAACAAATTATATGTATTGTTAATTCAGCAAAAATTTGGTAGCCAAAACACTTACTGGGCTTTGCCTGGTGGTTTGGTGCAAGAAGACGAATCTTTACTAGAAGCGGTCAAAAGAGAGCTGAAAGAAGAAACGAATGTTTCAGTAAATTACCTAGAACAATTATATACTTTTGGAGACGATATTTCTAGAGATCCAAGAAATAGAGTAATTTCTGTAGCCTATTTTGCTTTAGTAGATCCATCAAAATTAACCTTAATTGCAGATACAGATGCTGACCATGTATCTTGGGTAGAAATTGATAAAATTCCAAATCTAGCCTTCGATCATGATGAGATAGTGAATAGAGCAATAAAAAGATTAAAAAATAAATTAACCTATCAACCAATAGGTTTCGATTTGTTGCCCAATAAATTTATGTTTTCGGATCTAGAGAATTTATACACGACTATTATTGCAAAAGATATAGATCGAAGAAATTTTAGAAAAAAAATGATGAGTTTTGGGTTTATAACCGAAACGGAAGAATTTGCAGATAAGAAATCGGGCCGTCCAGCAAAATTATATACTTTTAATGTTGCCGAGTACAAAAGGCTTGAAAAAGAGGGGATTCACTTTGAAATCAAATTAGTGTAA
- a CDS encoding LysR family transcriptional regulator, whose translation MVNLEWYRTFKSVYKNGNFSNAAKELFISQPAVSQQIAMLEAHVGYKLFNRKSKGVEPTEYAKLLNNLIIEALDRLENVENGFRDKAFNANKLVSVGISKHLFSCFGNQLISKFDFIDFFYGENDELFSLVDAKKIDFAIVTKQYDTFDTIQKELGKIKQIMIASNDLDIIDVKKEIKNDNLIAVENWLNKQKWYNYDARIPHVKLFWLYVFDKKRPTLVSNYIIPSESDLIQALIKNSGLAIVWDVNIKSYIKEKKVQLLWNSPKMPTTKVFLLSRKNEALNNVLEEVIEELRLFLK comes from the coding sequence ATGGTTAATTTAGAATGGTATCGAACATTTAAATCGGTTTATAAAAATGGTAATTTTTCAAATGCTGCCAAAGAATTATTCATAAGCCAGCCTGCTGTAAGCCAGCAAATAGCCATGTTGGAAGCACATGTAGGCTATAAGTTGTTCAATAGGAAATCAAAAGGAGTAGAGCCTACTGAATATGCTAAGTTACTGAATAATCTGATTATAGAGGCTTTAGATAGACTTGAAAATGTAGAAAATGGATTTAGAGATAAAGCATTTAATGCTAATAAATTAGTTTCTGTTGGAATCTCTAAACATTTATTTTCTTGTTTTGGTAATCAATTAATTTCAAAATTCGACTTTATTGATTTTTTCTATGGAGAAAATGACGAGTTATTTAGTTTAGTAGATGCAAAAAAAATAGATTTCGCAATTGTAACGAAGCAATATGATACTTTTGATACAATCCAAAAGGAACTTGGAAAAATCAAACAAATCATGATTGCAAGTAATGATTTGGATATAATAGATGTGAAAAAGGAAATTAAAAACGATAATTTAATAGCAGTAGAAAATTGGTTAAACAAGCAGAAATGGTATAATTATGATGCAAGAATACCGCATGTAAAATTATTTTGGTTATACGTTTTTGATAAAAAAAGACCCACGCTAGTTTCTAACTACATCATACCTTCTGAAAGCGACTTAATTCAAGCCCTGATAAAAAATTCTGGATTAGCTATCGTTTGGGATGTTAATATCAAATCATATATAAAAGAAAAAAAAGTGCAATTACTTTGGAATAGTCCCAAAATGCCTACTACAAAAGTTTTTTTATTGTCCAGAAAAAATGAAGCCCTAAATAATGTTTTAGAAGAAGTCATAGAGGAATTACGACTGTTCTTAAAATAA
- a CDS encoding type 1 glutamine amidotransferase domain-containing protein, translating into MKNIAIALLLVMTISCKEKEDTTETVTQNEEETTKKETMKKVVFVLTSHDELGSTGEKTGFWIEEFAAPYYELADKGVEITIASPAGGQPPIDPKSADPSSATEDTKRFDNDKTLQEKLANTVKLATINQADYDAVFYPGGHGPLWDLASSEDSKSLIASFYTNNKPVAFVCHAPGVLKDVKVNGEFLVKGKKVTGFTNTEEEAVGLTKVVPFLLEDALQANGAIYSKGENWAPYAVEDGVLITGQNPASSKLVAQKLLEQLNK; encoded by the coding sequence ATGAAAAACATAGCAATAGCTTTATTATTAGTAATGACAATCAGTTGTAAAGAAAAAGAAGATACCACTGAAACAGTAACACAAAACGAAGAAGAAACAACAAAAAAAGAAACCATGAAAAAAGTAGTATTTGTATTAACTAGTCATGATGAACTGGGAAGTACTGGAGAAAAAACAGGATTTTGGATAGAAGAATTTGCAGCACCTTATTATGAATTAGCGGACAAAGGAGTTGAAATAACTATTGCTTCACCAGCAGGAGGTCAACCACCAATTGATCCAAAAAGTGCTGATCCATCATCAGCAACAGAAGACACTAAACGATTTGACAATGACAAAACCTTGCAAGAAAAGTTAGCAAATACAGTAAAATTAGCCACTATAAATCAAGCTGATTATGACGCAGTCTTTTATCCTGGTGGTCATGGCCCATTATGGGATTTAGCTTCTAGTGAAGATTCGAAATCATTAATTGCTTCTTTTTATACGAACAACAAACCTGTTGCTTTTGTTTGTCATGCTCCAGGAGTATTGAAAGATGTAAAAGTAAACGGAGAATTTTTAGTAAAAGGAAAAAAAGTTACTGGTTTTACAAATACAGAAGAAGAAGCAGTTGGCTTAACTAAAGTAGTTCCTTTCCTACTAGAAGATGCTTTGCAAGCTAATGGAGCTATTTATAGTAAAGGAGAAAATTGGGCACCTTATGCCGTTGAAGATGGTGTATTAATTACAGGACAAAATCCAGCTTCTTCTAAATTAGTAGCTCAAAAATTATTAGAACAATTAAATAAATAA